The following proteins are encoded in a genomic region of Candidatus Thermoplasmatota archaeon:
- a CDS encoding TrmB family transcriptional regulator yields MDMKKAVEMLGGDYERLAQDYAQVSSVLVGMGLSDYESRAYIALVALGPASANPVADIANIPRTSAYKALRALEKKGFAIEKPGRPRSFAPEDPSVLSKQLVSRVEEAFAKLSKLKDLLSQKGVPQLIYTIMGKERVVDKIGEMLDRSEHTFVMSSPTLSEIRRRLGKRFSNAAARGVSVSIMTSPFVKAPKGVAVVRRKALIATDVISDGKTALIAAPDLSACGYTDNEALSKHLEDFLNIMSERRD; encoded by the coding sequence ATGGACATGAAGAAGGCCGTAGAGATGCTCGGGGGCGACTATGAGAGGCTGGCGCAGGACTATGCTCAGGTATCCAGTGTGTTGGTTGGGATGGGGCTCTCCGACTACGAGTCGCGCGCCTACATCGCGCTCGTCGCCTTGGGACCAGCATCTGCTAATCCTGTAGCTGACATCGCGAACATACCGAGGACATCTGCATACAAGGCGTTGAGAGCTCTGGAGAAGAAGGGGTTCGCGATTGAGAAACCCGGACGGCCAAGGTCCTTCGCCCCAGAGGACCCTTCCGTGCTCTCGAAGCAACTCGTCTCGCGGGTGGAAGAGGCCTTCGCCAAGTTGTCCAAGCTCAAAGACCTGCTCTCGCAGAAGGGAGTCCCACAGCTCATCTACACCATCATGGGGAAGGAACGCGTCGTGGACAAGATCGGCGAGATGCTCGACAGGTCAGAACACACATTCGTGATGTCCTCTCCGACCCTTTCGGAGATAAGGAGAAGGCTGGGCAAGCGCTTCTCGAATGCGGCTGCCAGGGGAGTGTCGGTCTCGATCATGACGAGCCCGTTCGTGAAGGCGCCAAAGGGCGTTGCCGTGGTAAGAAGAAAGGCGCTGATAGCAACCGATGTGATCAGCGACGGAAAGACGGCGCTAATTGCCGCGCCCGACCTCTCGGCCTGCGGATACACGGACAACGAGGCACTGTCCAAGCATCTCGAGGATTTCCTGAACATAATGTCCGAGAGGCGTGACTAG